From the Drosophila simulans strain w501 chromosome 2L, Prin_Dsim_3.1, whole genome shotgun sequence genome, the window GGAGAGATGTTTAGCACTCGGGTGGCCAACGTTCAGGATGTGGTGCAGTTCAGCAAGGTGGTTAAGCGTACCAAAACGGAGGCTGTCAATCTGGACAAAGAGGCATTGCGACGTGCACTGGTAAGGgaagaaatattaattaaaatttagaaCTGTTTTTATTGGAACACACTTTTTAGGAAGCGGATAATGCCACTCGCGTGGAGGAGTTAGTCGATCGATATTTCGAAGAGGCCAAGTCGAATAAACCTCTCAAGTTATTCCACTCAAAGGCTCTTGCTGAGATGACCTATCGACTGTTGGAGCAAAGGGATGCCGATGCAGCAGAAAATATTGTCAAGTTAGTTGCAATCGAGTAGCAAATAACTACATGCATCCTAACCAACTTCCTTAAGGTTCTATAAGGAAAAGGCAGTTGATCACCTGATGGAAGCAATGCCCAACGACGAAAACATCGACGAGGAGCTTGAGCGATTTAGGGCGCTTTACAAGCACGGGGATCTACTGAAAATGCTCGAAACACAGGGCTTGAAGGtgaagaaagaagaaaagtCCACGTCTGTGTTGGGTAGCGAAGCGAACGCCTCCACTGTCCCCGCGACGGGACGGGGAGCTGCTAGGGGTCGTGGAACGGCTCGAACTCGAGCAGGTGCCACAGCTGGCACACGAGGAAAGGGCCAGCTAGATGTGACAGTCAGTAGTACGGTATGAGATGTAAGCCTTTAGATAAACCtgaacattttatattatCTTCTTTTTGTATCCTACATAGCGAACTTCCGGCAGGCAACAAACGCTCCTTAGTAGCGTTATGGGCTCTCGTAATACTGCCAGCTATGTTATATCGGATGATTCCGATTGATTTGAATTCCAGAGCCCTTGTTTACCACGAAGTTTAATAAACAgcagttttcctttttacAATCGCTAGGAGTACATTTCGATATCGTTTATTATATGGGCTTCATTCTCAGGGTTCGCGCAACTGCATAAAAAATTAGCCTACAACTTAGGAGCTACATTAAGGTGAACGGCTGCTGTCGGACTCCAATTGGTCCGACTGGATGTGTGGATCGTTTCTTTGGTAGTCTAGCTGCATCAAGACTCCGGCGCCGCAAAACGGCGGAGATTTCTCCAGACACCACTATCGCCACTGCGCGCACACGCGTTACTGCTGGTGGTATTCGTAGTAGTAGCGATACGGATCCACCGAGGAGCTGCCACCGGCGGCGGTCACGCCCACGCCACCGGCTCCTGCCCCAGCACTCGTCTTGGACACCGGCCGGATCACGTAAGTGTTGCGTCTGCAGGGGAGCACATGAAGGTAAAGTAAATGTTAAACCAATTCTTCATGGAAATGTAAAGTTATGCAAAggaaattatgcaatattCGATGGAAATACTATCCCggattcaaatattttttgatttagaCTTTTTTTTGACTTATTGATTGGGGCAAAAGCTGAAGACTCACCTGTTATGTTCACCGGCGTGCACCTGGAAGCTGGTCTCCTCGCTGTGGTCGTGCGAGAAGAGCTTTTTGAGCGCAATAATCCCGGCAATGGTCAGGGCCACCTTGCTAATGACCAGAGCCTTGCCGGCGATCGCGGCCAGAGCCTTCAGACCCAATGGACCAGCGATGCCCATGGCGGTGAGGAGGGCAGCCACCACGTACTTGATGTGGCCCCCCTCCttgtgcttctttttcttgtgcCCATGCTCGTGGCCACGACCCACACTATCCTCTCCGCCGCCTGCGTCCATGTCGATTTTGAGCGTGTGCGTCCGCATCAGCTTGTCCGCCTTGGAGAGAAGGGCTCTATCGATGGGTGACAGGTTGCCAAATTGACGGGCATCCGTCAGGGAGCCCAATATGCTCTCCGTTTCGCTCTGGTTTTGCTTCTCCAGCGCCAGACCATTCACTATCTTGATAGAGTCCTGGTCCAGAGCTCGAGTGAGAGCATGAAGGGCTTTCTGTTTTAGGCAGCCAATGAAGTCGTTCTTGTCTTGGCAATCGTCGTAAACCCTCCTCACGAGTGCCATCTCGGGACCAAAGCCCCAGGCTGATCCCCAATCACCAAGATTGGAGGCAGTTGCGGATTCCACCGCGCTGTGTCGCCTTCTCCTCGGAGTCACTGCCGTTGAGACGGAGGCTACCAacgccaggagcagcagccactcGAGACGCTTCATTGTGAAGTCCTTGCTGACAAATGCGAGTATCCAGAGTCCTGATCTTAAGTGTTGATCTTCGTTGGCTAATATCCACGTCCACTTGCCGACAATCTGAAGATGCTACTGCAGCGAAATCGCTGGGCGGGCAGAGCTTTTATAAATTGCGATCGGAGATTGCGGCGCACTCAGACGGAAAGAACTGGCGTGTTCGATGGGATGCAGACGGATCTCGGTTGGACctggtggagcagctgctgggaGGGCAATTAGCACTGGCCATATTTTGTTATGCGTTCGACCGACTCTCCTTATCGTGGTCGTCTGTGGGCGCTGACATGTTTTCGTTACCCAACCACGGATGGATGCCTATGCATCTTGTTCAGGTCCCGCGATGGAGCCGTGGATCTGCGGAGCTATCCGCCACAAAGTAGCACTTTTCGATTTCTATACGCCtgtatgaatgaatgaatacGGTTGTCAATGCATAGGATAGAAATACAACTTATGAAGTGGATTTcacttaatttataataatatttaatttttaactcAAGCTACTTAAACTATTATGGTAATCAGCTAGTATTGGAGCTAGATAGCGAATAGCTTCCAATTCTCTGAAAtgataatttcaattttatagaATATTACATATGAAGGAGAAATCTTTTCATTAAAGGAAAATTGTCCGAAAATGTTCAATACTCGTCATTTATAAATCgttgaaatattaaacaatatttctGGATTGAATGTAAGATGTAGTAGAATGTAAATGCAGTTCTTTAATGCGAATGACCACTGTAGACGCTCCCAAATAGCGATTACTGGAGCAGTAGAACACCGGAACTGCCCAGATATTCTGAATacaaaatacacataaatcaGTTCTTAGTAAAGAGAGTAGAATTAGTGCCAAGAGTAAATATGGTTAGTAGGATCAAAAACAATGCAGTAGAAGATGCCAGCTGTTCGCCGGAGGCAACAACCGATCCACACACACTATATCTTAGTAATAACTTATAATATTTAACGATGCGTGCAGCGGAGTGATTAAGCCGCTACTTTGGCTACTGCCCCTGGGACTGGGATCTTGGACTGTGATCTCCGCTGGAATCTTTGCCGGCACAAGGTATCGCTCGTGTGGCAATGGTTGTGTTTGTAGTCCGCAAATTGGTTATCATAAATTGCAACTGCTGCTCTTGGGCGGAGCAGGGGAATCCCCGTCGATGCCGTGCGCTGATCGCTGCACATTTGGCTCACTGGCCCACTGGGTGAAATTGAGTTGGCTGCAGCCAagaaattttcttttctgcgCACCAACTGTGAAAATCAACAGCTCCCATCCTCTAATGGGTATTTTCCAGCCTAGGAAAGATCACAGCGCATCTGGCCAACTGGTGACAGTTAGTCGCAGTGAAAAGTGACTGAGACACTTTCGCCGGTTATCTTTTCCATCCGGATAACGCTAATTtctc encodes:
- the LOC6731971 gene encoding uncharacterized protein LOC6731971, producing the protein MKRLEWLLLLALVASVSTAVTPRRRRHSAVESATASNLGDWGSAWGFGPEMALVRRVYDDCQDKNDFIGCLKQKALHALTRALDQDSIKIVNGLALEKQNQSETESILGSLTDARQFGNLSPIDRALLSKADKLMRTHTLKIDMDAGGGEDSVGRGHEHGHKKKKHKEGGHIKYVVAALLTAMGIAGPLGLKALAAIAGKALVISKVALTIAGIIALKKLFSHDHSEETSFQVHAGEHNRRNTYVIRPVSKTSAGAGAGGVGVTAAGGSSSVDPYRYYYEYHQQ